A genomic segment from Propionibacteriaceae bacterium ZF39 encodes:
- a CDS encoding helix-turn-helix transcriptional regulator: MGNIESAEDRFGRNVRRIREELGMTQKDLAEAIGRNGVTLHPSAIAKIELRDVDNPRAIRLTEAEAIARCLNRTVADLMDRDAPLLAAAAADAGHAADMAERSADALESAMSNLDTARVALDFQMNINGSEADAHQQRVLSALDRLQAAHARQRASLRKAMRLGWGPAKDKGEK, translated from the coding sequence ATGGGAAACATTGAGAGCGCCGAAGATCGGTTCGGACGCAACGTTCGACGCATCCGCGAGGAACTTGGCATGACCCAAAAAGATCTAGCGGAGGCGATCGGGCGCAACGGCGTGACCCTTCACCCGAGCGCCATTGCCAAGATCGAACTACGGGACGTGGACAACCCGCGCGCGATCCGGTTGACCGAAGCGGAGGCCATTGCGCGATGCCTTAACCGGACGGTCGCCGACTTGATGGATCGTGATGCGCCGCTGCTCGCGGCCGCTGCTGCTGACGCGGGGCACGCCGCAGATATGGCGGAGCGGAGCGCCGACGCGCTGGAGTCCGCCATGAGCAACCTAGACACGGCCCGGGTGGCGCTGGACTTCCAAATGAATATCAACGGGAGCGAGGCGGACGCGCATCAACAGCGCGTGCTTTCGGCGCTAGATCGGCTCCAGGCCGCACACGCCCGGCAACGGGCATCGCTCCGCAAGGCCATGCGGCTCGGGTGGGGGCCCGCGAAAGACAAGGGGGAGAAGTAA